One part of the Microbulbifer sp. THAF38 genome encodes these proteins:
- a CDS encoding GNAT family N-acetyltransferase, which translates to MTSSTAALEISSGERGQLPDGRAWQTIAGGYRCHSSGENYFQIEYTPGQETARFILLSGDNQLAELDLWFDWFFSLNAALQAIDIAEEGTVVSRVSRSGFYQRTELWYCGNNGGKFPLQWVVNEQGVRHPLRAEPPKGEVYRRHFHSLGVDFSLRHLDPQEDLERFTDWMNQERVALFWEEEGDAEKQRQFIDSVMQDPHKHPLIACFDDEPFAYFEIYWALEDRIAPYYDCQPFDRGAHMLVGNQRFLGGRFAQAWFNGVSHFMFLDDARTESLVGEPRADNRALLKYINGTFGWKKIKEFDFPHKRAALVMCKRDEFFRSMGGV; encoded by the coding sequence ATGACCAGCTCAACAGCTGCGCTTGAAATTTCTTCAGGGGAGCGCGGTCAGCTCCCCGATGGGCGCGCATGGCAAACTATTGCGGGCGGATATCGTTGCCATTCAAGTGGCGAAAATTATTTTCAGATTGAATATACCCCCGGACAAGAAACTGCGCGTTTTATTCTGCTGTCCGGTGATAATCAACTGGCAGAGTTGGACCTTTGGTTCGACTGGTTTTTTTCACTGAATGCGGCACTACAAGCTATTGATATCGCTGAAGAAGGTACTGTCGTTAGCCGTGTATCCCGCAGTGGCTTTTATCAACGGACCGAGCTTTGGTATTGCGGCAACAATGGTGGCAAGTTTCCACTGCAGTGGGTGGTGAATGAGCAGGGGGTTCGTCACCCTCTCCGTGCAGAACCGCCAAAAGGAGAGGTTTACCGTCGCCACTTCCACTCCTTGGGAGTGGATTTTAGTTTGCGTCATCTGGACCCCCAGGAGGATTTGGAGCGTTTTACGGACTGGATGAACCAGGAACGTGTTGCGCTTTTTTGGGAGGAAGAGGGCGATGCCGAGAAACAGAGACAGTTTATCGACTCTGTGATGCAGGACCCCCACAAGCACCCGTTAATTGCCTGCTTTGACGATGAGCCCTTTGCCTACTTTGAAATTTATTGGGCTCTCGAAGATCGTATTGCACCCTACTACGACTGCCAGCCATTTGATCGCGGCGCGCATATGTTAGTTGGCAACCAGCGTTTTTTGGGCGGGCGCTTTGCCCAGGCTTGGTTCAATGGTGTTAGTCATTTTATGTTTCTGGACGATGCGCGCACCGAAAGTTTAGTTGGAGAGCCGCGCGCAGATAACCGCGCCTTACTCAAGTATATCAACGGCACCTTTGGCTGGAAAAAAATTAAAGAGTTTGATTTTCCGCACAAGCGCGCTGCACTGGTGATGTGCAAGCGGGATGAATTTTTCCGGAGCATGGGGGGAGTATGA